Proteins from a genomic interval of Streptomyces fodineus:
- a CDS encoding 3-oxoacyl-ACP reductase, with the protein MTAESVCRRLVGRTAVVTGAGSGIGLATARRLASEGAHVVCADVDEARGKAVADEVGGLFVKVDVTDPEQVEALFKTAYDTYGSVDVAFNNAGISPPDDDSILETGLEAWKRVQEVNLTSVYLCCKAAIPYMRRQGKGSIINTASFVARMGAATSQISYTASKGGVLAMSRELGVQFAREGIRVNALCPGPVNTPLLQELFAKDPERAARRLVHIPVGRFAEAEEIAAAVAFLASDDSSFVNATDFLVDGGIAGAYVTPL; encoded by the coding sequence GTGACCGCAGAATCTGTTTGCCGCCGCCTGGTCGGCCGTACCGCCGTCGTGACCGGAGCCGGCAGCGGCATCGGCCTCGCCACCGCCCGCCGGCTCGCCTCCGAGGGCGCCCACGTGGTCTGCGCGGACGTGGACGAAGCCCGCGGCAAGGCCGTCGCCGACGAGGTCGGCGGGCTCTTCGTCAAGGTCGACGTCACCGACCCGGAGCAGGTCGAGGCGCTGTTCAAGACGGCGTACGACACCTACGGCAGCGTCGACGTCGCCTTCAACAACGCCGGCATCTCCCCGCCGGACGACGACTCCATCCTGGAGACCGGCCTGGAGGCCTGGAAGCGGGTCCAGGAGGTCAACCTCACCTCCGTCTACCTGTGCTGCAAGGCCGCGATTCCCTACATGCGGCGCCAGGGCAAGGGCTCCATCATCAACACCGCGTCCTTCGTGGCACGGATGGGTGCCGCGACCTCGCAGATCTCGTACACGGCCTCCAAGGGCGGCGTCCTCGCCATGTCCCGGGAACTGGGCGTGCAGTTCGCCCGGGAGGGCATCCGCGTGAACGCCCTGTGCCCGGGCCCGGTCAACACCCCGTTGTTGCAGGAGCTGTTCGCCAAGGACCCCGAGCGGGCCGCGCGGCGTCTCGTCCACATCCCGGTCGGCCGGTTCGCCGAGGCCGAGGAGATCGCCGCCGCCGTCGCCTTCCTGGCCAGCGACGACTCCTCCTTCGTCAACGCCACCGACTTCCTGGTGGACGGCGGTATCGCGGGCGCGTACGTCACGCCCCTGTAG
- a CDS encoding amino acid deaminase/aldolase has translation MTARAADRARYDRATAHLDAPLAIVDLDAFDANAADLVRRAAGKPVRVASKSVRCRALLERVLAKDGFRGIMSFTLAESLWLARSGFDDVLLAYPSADRSGFAELAADPKLAGAVTVMVDDPAHLDLIDAARDGGRELVRVCLELDTSLHLLGGRVRVGARRSPLRSPAQLAELARSVARRPGFRLVGIMAYEGHVAGVGDAVAGRPLRSRAIRLMQAAARRELAGRRAAVVRAVRAVVPDLEFVNGGGTGSVQHTAAEDAVTEIAAGSGLYVPRLFDNYTSFTGRPAALFAQPVVRRPGVGVVTVLGGGYPASGAAGPDRLPVPYLPEGLEYDPQEGPGEVQTPLLGSPADDLLIGDKVWFRHAKAGELCERFDALHLIEGDTVTATVPTYRGEGQTFL, from the coding sequence ATGACTGCGCGCGCCGCCGACCGGGCCCGTTACGACCGGGCCACCGCCCATCTCGACGCCCCTCTCGCGATCGTGGACCTGGACGCCTTCGACGCCAACGCGGCCGATCTCGTCCGCCGGGCCGCGGGCAAGCCGGTGCGGGTCGCCAGCAAGTCCGTGCGTTGCCGGGCCCTGCTGGAGCGGGTGCTGGCCAAGGACGGCTTCCGGGGCATCATGTCGTTCACGCTGGCCGAGTCGCTGTGGCTCGCGCGTTCCGGTTTCGACGACGTGCTGCTGGCCTATCCGTCCGCCGACCGGAGCGGTTTCGCCGAGCTGGCCGCCGATCCCAAGCTCGCCGGTGCGGTCACCGTGATGGTGGACGATCCGGCGCACCTCGATCTCATCGACGCCGCCCGCGACGGCGGACGTGAACTCGTCCGGGTCTGCCTGGAGTTGGACACCTCGCTGCACCTGCTCGGCGGCCGGGTCAGGGTCGGGGCGCGGCGTTCTCCGCTGCGCTCCCCCGCCCAACTCGCCGAGCTGGCCCGCTCGGTGGCGCGGCGGCCCGGCTTCCGGCTGGTCGGGATCATGGCGTACGAGGGGCACGTCGCGGGTGTCGGGGACGCGGTGGCCGGCCGGCCGCTGAGGTCCCGGGCGATCCGGCTGATGCAGGCCGCGGCCCGCCGGGAACTGGCCGGGCGGCGGGCGGCGGTGGTGCGCGCGGTGCGGGCCGTCGTGCCCGATCTGGAGTTCGTCAACGGCGGTGGCACGGGCAGTGTGCAGCACACCGCCGCCGAGGACGCCGTGACCGAGATAGCGGCCGGTTCGGGGCTGTACGTGCCGCGGCTCTTCGACAACTACACGTCGTTCACCGGCCGTCCGGCGGCCCTGTTCGCCCAGCCCGTCGTACGACGGCCGGGGGTCGGCGTGGTCACCGTGCTCGGCGGCGGGTATCCGGCCTCCGGTGCCGCCGGTCCCGACCGGCTGCCGGTGCCGTACCTGCCCGAGGGCCTGGAGTACGACCCCCAGGAGGGCCCCGGCGAGGTGCAGACCCCGCTGCTGGGCTCGCCCGCCGACGACCTCCTCATCGGTGACAAGGTGTGGTTCCGGCACGCCAAGGCGGGCGAGCTGTGCGAGCGGTTCGACGCCCTGCACCTGATCGAGGGGGACACGGTCACCGCGACCGTGCCCACCTACCGGGGTGAGGGCCAGACCTTCCTCTGA